The following are from one region of the Sandaracinus amylolyticus genome:
- a CDS encoding serine/threonine-protein kinase, which translates to MNASLASPALPQRIGPFPILARLACGGMAEVFLANRACIGGFQRRVVVKRMLPHLAHDPSLAHALLDEGRMMARLRHPNVVAVEELGSDDESLYLVMELLRGASLSSIVRGVRARRQRLHPVLAMHVVAEMCAGLHAAHELRDETGRWLGLVHRDVSPHNVMLTVEGEVKLIDFGIAFSNDAREKTRTGFAKGKFAYMAPEQFSGARPDRRTDVYAAGVVLHELLTGGRLFQCRTDVETVRAVLHDAVPRPSDRVPRLGVPREVEDICMRAIDRDPAARFATAAELRAALRAQIVASRELDDAREQIAELAVAHGDPGLIGAQPATTQPKETATLPSVPWWIGGAVSGVQLRVADEEDEPSSQPISLEVRVDDVARPPTGASQVIPVRPTLDARWLWACTVSGAAMLALLVVMHRSTLPASDTAEPSIDEAATAPLPLVASAPQPSDRVRIAIDSVPPDAEVRTSDRTLGRTPLTLEITRGEAAIPITITAAGHVTVTKPLVPDADHDVRIELERETGATARRARDALRGPSSSVASAAAHVEPPGLVP; encoded by the coding sequence ATGAACGCGAGCTTGGCCAGTCCCGCGCTGCCGCAGCGCATCGGCCCGTTCCCGATCCTCGCCCGCCTCGCGTGCGGCGGCATGGCGGAGGTCTTCCTCGCGAACCGCGCGTGCATCGGCGGCTTCCAGCGCCGCGTCGTCGTGAAGCGGATGCTCCCGCACCTCGCGCACGATCCTTCGCTCGCGCACGCGCTGCTCGACGAAGGACGCATGATGGCGCGGCTCCGCCATCCGAACGTGGTCGCGGTCGAGGAGCTCGGGAGCGACGACGAGTCGCTCTACCTCGTGATGGAGCTCCTCCGCGGCGCGAGCCTCTCGTCGATCGTGCGCGGAGTGCGCGCTCGCCGTCAGCGCCTCCACCCTGTCCTCGCGATGCACGTCGTCGCCGAGATGTGCGCCGGGCTCCACGCCGCGCACGAGCTGCGCGACGAGACGGGACGCTGGCTCGGGCTCGTCCATCGCGACGTCTCGCCGCACAACGTGATGCTCACCGTCGAAGGCGAGGTGAAGCTGATCGACTTCGGCATCGCATTCTCGAACGACGCACGCGAGAAGACGCGCACCGGGTTCGCCAAGGGCAAGTTCGCGTACATGGCGCCCGAGCAGTTCTCGGGCGCGCGCCCCGATCGTCGAACCGACGTCTACGCCGCGGGCGTCGTGCTCCACGAGCTGCTCACGGGAGGTCGCCTCTTCCAGTGCCGCACCGACGTCGAGACCGTTCGCGCGGTGCTCCACGACGCCGTGCCGCGCCCCAGCGACCGCGTGCCGCGCCTCGGCGTCCCGCGTGAGGTCGAGGACATCTGCATGCGCGCGATCGATCGCGACCCCGCGGCGCGCTTCGCCACCGCGGCGGAGCTCCGCGCCGCGCTGCGCGCGCAGATCGTCGCGTCGCGAGAGCTCGACGATGCACGCGAGCAGATCGCGGAGCTCGCGGTCGCGCACGGCGACCCCGGTCTGATCGGCGCGCAGCCGGCGACGACGCAGCCGAAGGAGACCGCGACGTTGCCCTCGGTGCCGTGGTGGATCGGCGGCGCCGTCTCGGGCGTCCAGCTCCGCGTGGCGGACGAGGAGGACGAGCCCTCGTCGCAGCCCATCTCGCTCGAGGTGCGGGTCGACGACGTCGCGCGGCCGCCGACCGGTGCGTCGCAGGTGATCCCGGTGCGTCCGACGCTCGACGCGCGCTGGCTGTGGGCCTGCACCGTGTCCGGCGCGGCGATGCTCGCGCTCCTGGTCGTGATGCATCGCTCGACGCTGCCCGCGAGCGACACCGCCGAGCCGTCGATCGACGAGGCGGCGACGGCACCGCTCCCGCTCGTCGCCTCCGCGCCGCAGCCGAGCGATCGCGTGCGCATCGCGATCGACAGCGTTCCGCCCGACGCCGAGGTGCGCACGAGCGACCGCACCCTCGGTCGCACGCCGCTCACGCTCGAGATCACGCGAGGCGAGGCCGCGATCCCGATCACGATCACGGCGGCGGGGCACGTCACGGTCACGAAGCCGCTGGTGCCCGACGCCGATCACGACGTCCGGATCGAGCTGGAGCGCGAGACCGGCGCGACGGCGCGACGCGCTCGCGATGCGCTGCGCGGTCCGAGCTCGTCGGTCGCATCGGCTGCGGCGCACGTGGAGCCTCCTGGCCTGGTGCCCTAG